Proteins encoded together in one Chelonoidis abingdonii isolate Lonesome George chromosome 1, CheloAbing_2.0, whole genome shotgun sequence window:
- the LOC116814913 gene encoding protein maestro-like: MSDPMLREKKFLKSILHILEEKSHDRNSIVCQIAVRGLRNLVYGVPEKVKNYEKFLLDILIRALHDTLSSEVIGESMKALAKVMKENDVGSSFRDLTQQIRTYFDNEDDPLYSLAFVLFGILARLTKRTWKAYFADQVRQSWVTLLLHLQDPNPQVSMLRPTVMP, translated from the exons ATGAGTGATCCCATGCTCCGGGAAAAGAAGTTCCTTAAGTCTATCTTACACATCTTGGAAGAAAAGTCACATGATAGGAACAGCATTGTCTGTCAAATAGCTGTAAGAGGCCTGAGAAATTTAGTCTATGGGGTGCCTGAGAAG GTGAAAAACTACGAAAAGTTTCTTCTGGACATACTGATCAGGGCCTTACATGACACTTTGAGTTCTGAAGTCATTGGCGAGAGCATGAAAGCACTGGCCAAAGTCATGAAGGAAAACGATGTAGGTTCTTCCTTCAGAGACCTCACCCAACAGATCCGGACCTACTTTGACAAT GAGGATGATCCTCTTTATTCCTTGGCCTTTGTCCTATTTGGCATCCTGGCCCGCTTGACAAAGAGAACATGGAAGGCCTATTTTGCTGACCAGGTTAGACAGAGCTGGGTTACACTTCTGCTGCACCTGCAAGACCCAAACCCTCAGGTTTCAATGTTAAGACCAACAGTGATGCCTTAA